The following are encoded together in the Luteolibacter rhizosphaerae genome:
- the ald gene encoding alanine dehydrogenase: MNIGIPKEIKAQEHRVSMIPTSAGELVKRGHRVFVQAGAGTGSSYSDEQYLAAGAEILPDADAVFAAAEMIVKVKEPQPEEIARLKPHHILFTYLHLAAGKTLTETLVASGCTALAYETLEVNHRLPLLEPMSEIAGRMASIVGSYHLAKHNGGRGTLLGGVPGVAPGRVVVIGGGTAGVNAARVATGIGADVTILEVDFERMRFLDITMTGTHTVYSSEANLAELLPRVDLVIGAVLVPGARAPKLITRDMLKLMQPGSVFVDIAVDQGGCAETTRPTTHQAPTYVEEGVIHYCVANMPGAYARTATQALNNVTQRWITLLADNGVAGACKIRKEILGAVNCADSKLTCAPVGEAHGIPVVAPEEVVK; this comes from the coding sequence ATGAACATCGGCATCCCGAAAGAAATCAAAGCCCAGGAACACCGCGTCTCGATGATCCCCACCTCTGCGGGTGAACTCGTGAAGCGCGGCCACCGGGTCTTCGTCCAAGCGGGCGCCGGCACCGGTTCCAGCTACAGCGATGAGCAGTACCTCGCCGCCGGTGCCGAAATCCTGCCGGATGCCGATGCTGTCTTCGCCGCCGCGGAAATGATCGTGAAGGTGAAGGAGCCGCAGCCGGAAGAAATTGCGCGCCTGAAGCCGCACCACATCCTCTTCACCTACCTCCACCTCGCCGCGGGCAAGACCCTCACCGAGACCCTCGTCGCCAGCGGCTGCACCGCCCTCGCCTACGAGACGCTTGAGGTGAACCACCGCCTGCCCCTGCTTGAGCCCATGAGCGAGATCGCCGGACGCATGGCTTCCATCGTCGGCTCCTATCACTTAGCCAAGCACAACGGCGGCCGCGGCACCCTGCTCGGCGGCGTGCCCGGCGTGGCTCCCGGCCGCGTGGTCGTCATCGGCGGCGGCACCGCCGGCGTGAATGCCGCCCGCGTCGCCACCGGCATCGGGGCGGATGTCACCATCCTCGAAGTCGATTTCGAGCGCATGCGCTTCCTCGACATCACCATGACCGGCACCCACACCGTCTACTCCAGCGAAGCAAATCTCGCCGAGCTGCTGCCGCGCGTGGACCTCGTCATCGGTGCCGTGCTTGTCCCCGGCGCCCGCGCACCGAAGCTCATCACCCGCGATATGCTCAAGCTCATGCAGCCGGGCAGCGTCTTCGTGGACATCGCCGTGGATCAAGGCGGCTGCGCCGAAACCACCCGCCCCACCACGCACCAAGCCCCCACCTACGTGGAAGAAGGCGTGATCCACTACTGCGTGGCGAACATGCCGGGTGCCTATGCCCGCACCGCCACCCAAGCTCTCAATAACGTGACCCAGCGCTGGATCACCCTGCTCGCCGACAACGGCGTGGCCGGTGCCTGCAAGATTCGCAAGGAGATCCTCGGCGCGGTCAACTGCGCCGATAGCAAACTCACCTGCGCGCCCGTGGGTGAAGCCCACGGCATCCCGGTGGTGGCGCCGGAAGAGGTGGTAAAATGA
- a CDS encoding sensor histidine kinase codes for MPSPADSPPGWSRQGADPAIAYLVNRDGGSALGLVDGDQEKHGEWTATQNWPSGSGSGRTMVLSWNEAYNVIGGALNRATYINVPAGEYHFRVIGLAGENQPGGEILSLPIQIAPPFWQRLWFWPVVAAGSVGLVAAAAFRLRRRSRQRLERLRFQNALEQDRSRIARDMHDDLGTRVTVLNMTAALARRDITADPAKAARHLDKMTESARELVIAMDHLVWAVNPAHDTLDHLASHLTRLAEEMFRDSPVRCRLDIPPILPAHPLGSEFRHHIALAVKESLHNVLQHAGPCRTNGGSTDAFADMIDEVRISSIARSAFQFLFIGGTDGDSLADEWELQDFGNLDQTPTGDFDKDGTDNLTEYRLGLIPNDGSSRFQATRGSNGLIQWPSATGVTFLVRRSTNLSSWSPIATVPGTAGTASFTDSSPPAGGKAFYQIQLQD; via the coding sequence ATGCCCTCGCCCGCCGATTCCCCACCCGGCTGGTCACGGCAGGGAGCCGATCCCGCGATCGCCTATCTCGTGAATCGCGACGGAGGCTCCGCACTGGGATTAGTGGATGGAGATCAGGAGAAACACGGCGAGTGGACTGCCACACAGAATTGGCCGAGCGGAAGTGGTAGCGGGCGAACGATGGTCCTCTCTTGGAACGAAGCCTACAACGTCATCGGCGGAGCGCTCAACCGGGCCACATACATCAATGTGCCTGCAGGCGAGTATCACTTCCGGGTGATCGGGCTGGCCGGTGAGAATCAGCCGGGCGGCGAGATTCTCTCGCTACCGATTCAGATCGCGCCGCCCTTCTGGCAGCGGCTTTGGTTCTGGCCCGTGGTCGCGGCGGGTTCGGTGGGGCTCGTCGCGGCCGCGGCGTTCCGTCTGCGCCGGAGATCCCGCCAAAGACTGGAGCGCCTGAGATTCCAGAATGCACTTGAACAGGATCGCAGCCGCATCGCCCGCGACATGCATGATGACCTGGGCACGCGGGTCACGGTGCTGAACATGACCGCCGCGCTCGCAAGGCGTGACATCACCGCCGATCCGGCCAAGGCCGCGCGGCATCTCGACAAGATGACGGAGTCCGCCCGCGAGCTGGTCATCGCCATGGACCATCTGGTCTGGGCCGTGAACCCCGCACACGACACATTGGACCACCTGGCCTCGCATCTCACTCGTCTGGCGGAGGAAATGTTCCGCGATTCCCCGGTACGCTGCCGGCTCGATATTCCGCCCATACTCCCGGCCCACCCTCTCGGCTCGGAGTTCCGCCACCACATCGCGCTCGCGGTGAAGGAATCCTTGCACAACGTGCTGCAGCACGCCGGTCCCTGCCGCACCAACGGCGGCAGCACCGACGCCTTCGCCGACATGATCGATGAAGTCCGCATCAGCTCCATAGCCCGCAGTGCCTTCCAGTTCCTCTTCATCGGCGGCACCGATGGCGACAGCCTGGCGGACGAGTGGGAGCTGCAGGACTTCGGCAATCTCGATCAGACTCCGACCGGTGACTTCGACAAGGACGGCACCGACAATCTCACCGAGTATCGCCTGGGCCTCATCCCGAACGACGGCTCGTCCCGCTTCCAAGCCACCCGCGGCAGCAACGGACTGATCCAATGGCCGAGCGCGACCGGCGTGACCTTCCTCGTTCGTCGCAGCACGAACCTCAGCTCGTGGAGCCCCATCGCCACCGTGCCCGGCACGGCCGGCACTGCCAGCTTCACCGATTCTTCGCCCCCGGCCGGCGGCAAGGCCTTCTACCAGATCCAGCTTCAGGACTGA
- a CDS encoding LamG domain-containing protein, with translation MLSSGAAGVARHLRTGGPRPNRTDDHTLHLWHLDEAAPPFADSAREPAPMTGLLNGALAGQKAMTGFDSAISFRASQGGTPGSSDLRGAILTAASALANSASDNAPTGFRYAGGDGAFTFELLVRPDVMPQDAEVIALGLISMDGDGSDRIFNFRIEKQGFLAFITLPHCGASGGGLASIPSSGPHAYKPGEWFHVAVTYDGNAGVTNNLKLYWTRIDAGARQANLIGRGTLSNDLNGNTGDFAIGNEARSFPGNAEGEPFPDLIDEVRISSIARDPSDYLFVPELSRRSAGTASNADTSTSKQGLDLKLSDVLVDGSPAPLPAPGEPLKLGSGLNRLDFDFGIEPDRIDADVKLRCQLEGIDERWQETERGMSLIYQALDSDHRVISQASFPAVGRSNGWETTPEDSAMTSRSEPVYLPAGTSALRISLSSGSPDTTGLMVIDKLALRSPGRRHPRGLAANSTSVRSCPRPPIPHPAGHGREPIPRSPIS, from the coding sequence GTGCTGTCTTCCGGTGCTGCTGGCGTCGCCCGCCACCTCCGCACAGGAGGCCCCCGGCCTAACAGAACGGACGATCACACGCTGCACCTCTGGCATCTCGACGAAGCGGCACCACCTTTCGCCGATTCAGCCCGCGAGCCGGCCCCAATGACAGGTTTGCTCAACGGAGCCTTGGCCGGACAGAAAGCGATGACCGGCTTCGATTCCGCGATCTCATTCCGTGCGAGCCAAGGCGGCACACCGGGAAGCTCCGATCTCCGCGGTGCCATCCTCACCGCCGCCTCTGCCCTCGCAAATAGCGCCAGCGATAATGCCCCCACCGGCTTCCGCTACGCGGGAGGAGACGGCGCCTTCACCTTCGAGCTGCTCGTGCGGCCCGATGTGATGCCTCAAGACGCTGAGGTCATTGCCCTCGGCCTCATCTCCATGGATGGAGACGGCAGCGACCGCATCTTCAACTTCCGGATCGAGAAGCAGGGCTTCCTCGCTTTCATCACCCTGCCCCACTGCGGCGCCAGCGGCGGCGGCCTGGCTTCCATCCCGAGCTCCGGCCCCCACGCCTACAAGCCGGGCGAATGGTTCCATGTCGCTGTCACTTACGACGGCAATGCCGGGGTAACCAATAATCTGAAGCTCTACTGGACCCGCATCGATGCAGGAGCTCGCCAAGCGAACCTGATTGGACGAGGAACGCTGTCGAACGATCTCAACGGCAACACCGGCGACTTCGCGATCGGCAATGAAGCGCGCTCCTTCCCCGGCAACGCGGAAGGCGAACCCTTCCCCGACCTGATCGACGAGGTCCGCATCAGTTCGATCGCGCGCGATCCCAGCGACTATCTCTTCGTACCGGAGCTCTCCCGCCGCAGCGCGGGAACCGCGTCCAATGCCGACACCTCCACCTCCAAGCAAGGCCTCGACCTGAAACTGTCGGACGTTCTCGTGGATGGCTCCCCCGCCCCGCTTCCAGCTCCGGGTGAGCCCTTGAAACTCGGCTCCGGATTGAACCGGCTCGATTTCGATTTCGGTATCGAACCCGATCGCATCGATGCGGATGTAAAGCTCCGCTGCCAGCTCGAAGGCATCGATGAACGCTGGCAGGAAACCGAGCGCGGCATGAGCCTGATCTACCAAGCGCTGGATTCCGATCACCGGGTGATCTCGCAGGCAAGCTTCCCCGCAGTAGGCCGGAGCAATGGCTGGGAAACCACGCCGGAAGACTCGGCGATGACATCCCGCAGCGAGCCGGTCTACCTGCCCGCCGGCACCAGCGCGCTCCGCATCTCGCTGAGTTCGGGCTCGCCCGATACCACCGGGCTCATGGTGATCGACAAGCTGGCGCTACGCTCTCCGGGGAGGAGACATCCGCGTGGGCTAGCGGCGAATTCGACTTCGGTACGATCATGCCCTCGCCCGCCGATTCCCCACCCGGCTGGTCACGGCAGGGAGCCGATCCCGCGATCGCCTATCTCGTGA
- a CDS encoding family 78 glycoside hydrolase catalytic domain, translated as MSVEPMRLLCYLLLSVSLASAYERSPVVVATDSPERSDKVGEGHWFLDFGEAAFGTIEITSPETRGGKVTLHMGEMLSADGKLERKPGGTVRYQKHELALRPRTPVRPALTWSPPGWMKEGFLSLPKGCPEVMPFRYIEIEGAPASFSPDQVRRVSWSVPFDEDASAFESSSPELDAVWKLCKYSIKATSFMGLYVDGDRERKPYEADVLINQLSHYCVDAHYDTARLSHEYLLEKPTWPTEWRLQSVILAWHDFLWSGDDRSLRKHYATLKGRAMIERRTKDGLFLGWNDGEPKDIIDWPANERDGYDMKPPVKTVVTAFHYRALVLLEKIATHLGKTADAREFAALAEQTKNAVNDQLWDEARGCYRDGLDPKSGQTSNHASAHANFFPLALGLVPEDRVGRVTQHVKQRGMACSVYGAQFLLDALYDAGEAGHALSLLTSRSQRSWLNMSEKLGSTMTLEAWDPALKPNLDWNHAWGAAPANIIARQLMGIEPIEPGFKRFRVRPQTASLERAKIKLPTPKGAITLQTQGSEAASWRATLSVPAGTSAEFQVPFSGDFIAEGEGKPVELPAKNGRAILLLEAGNWVIKARR; from the coding sequence ATGTCCGTTGAACCCATGCGCCTCCTCTGCTACCTCCTGCTCTCGGTATCGCTCGCATCCGCCTACGAGCGCAGTCCCGTGGTCGTGGCAACGGATTCACCGGAGCGCTCCGATAAAGTCGGCGAAGGGCATTGGTTCCTCGATTTCGGAGAGGCCGCCTTCGGCACAATCGAGATTACCTCGCCCGAAACCCGCGGCGGCAAGGTCACCCTTCACATGGGCGAGATGCTATCGGCAGACGGCAAGCTTGAGCGCAAACCGGGCGGCACCGTGCGCTACCAGAAGCACGAGCTGGCGCTGCGCCCGCGCACGCCGGTCCGTCCTGCTCTAACATGGAGCCCGCCCGGCTGGATGAAAGAGGGCTTCCTGAGTTTGCCGAAGGGCTGCCCCGAAGTGATGCCCTTCCGCTACATCGAGATCGAGGGCGCGCCCGCAAGCTTCTCCCCGGACCAAGTGCGCCGCGTCTCCTGGAGCGTGCCTTTCGATGAAGACGCGTCCGCTTTCGAATCCTCCAGTCCGGAACTCGACGCCGTGTGGAAGCTCTGCAAATACTCCATCAAGGCCACCAGCTTCATGGGCCTCTACGTCGATGGCGACCGCGAACGGAAGCCCTACGAAGCGGACGTGCTGATCAACCAGCTCTCCCACTATTGCGTGGACGCGCATTACGACACCGCACGACTGAGCCACGAATATCTGTTAGAGAAACCGACCTGGCCCACCGAATGGCGCCTGCAATCGGTGATCCTCGCTTGGCACGACTTCCTCTGGTCGGGTGACGACCGTTCGCTCCGCAAGCACTATGCCACGCTCAAGGGCCGGGCCATGATCGAACGCCGGACCAAGGACGGCCTCTTCCTCGGCTGGAACGACGGCGAGCCGAAGGACATCATCGACTGGCCTGCCAACGAACGCGACGGCTACGACATGAAGCCGCCGGTCAAGACGGTCGTCACCGCCTTCCACTACCGGGCCCTCGTGCTGCTGGAAAAAATCGCCACACATCTCGGAAAAACCGCTGATGCCCGTGAGTTCGCCGCGCTAGCCGAGCAGACGAAGAACGCGGTGAACGACCAACTCTGGGATGAAGCACGCGGCTGCTACCGCGACGGCCTTGATCCGAAGAGCGGCCAGACCAGCAACCACGCCTCCGCTCACGCAAACTTCTTTCCGCTGGCTCTCGGACTCGTTCCGGAGGATCGCGTTGGCCGCGTGACCCAACACGTGAAGCAGCGCGGCATGGCCTGCAGCGTCTATGGCGCACAGTTTCTCCTCGATGCCCTCTACGATGCCGGAGAAGCGGGGCATGCCCTCTCCCTCCTGACCTCCCGCTCCCAGCGCTCCTGGCTGAACATGTCGGAGAAGCTCGGCTCCACCATGACGCTCGAAGCGTGGGACCCCGCACTGAAGCCGAACCTCGATTGGAACCACGCCTGGGGTGCCGCACCCGCGAACATCATCGCACGACAGCTGATGGGCATTGAGCCGATCGAACCGGGCTTCAAGCGTTTCCGTGTGCGTCCGCAAACCGCCTCGCTGGAGAGAGCCAAGATCAAGCTCCCCACGCCGAAAGGTGCGATCACTTTGCAGACACAAGGCAGCGAAGCCGCCTCATGGCGTGCAACACTCTCCGTTCCCGCGGGGACCAGTGCTGAGTTCCAAGTGCCCTTCAGCGGTGACTTCATCGCGGAAGGCGAAGGCAAGCCCGTCGAACTCCCAGCGAAGAACGGTCGTGCCATTCTTCTTTTGGAAGCCGGAAACTGGGTGATCAAAGCCCGCCGCTAA